A window from Pagrus major chromosome 4, Pma_NU_1.0 encodes these proteins:
- the abcb10 gene encoding ATP-binding cassette sub-family B member 10, mitochondrial gives MRLLIRMSRCTHGVHLSKLKLTQPRMLWLEHRLTLSAALRRKKQSTGVKPSVQPTPGFPLSSPGAAVSVLPLRGLSILCPHSPTGRARTLAHTPVAFASSSAASTPTPAESVKTQKDAEGGQTPTTVPLEDVRRILQLARPERWSLAAALGFLTVSSAVTMSAPFFLGKVIDTIYSTGTETETMVASLTSLCIMLTGVFMVGGAANAARVYLIETTGQKIVRNLRASLFSSILTQEVAFFDRSRTGELINRLSADTAMVGHSITDNLSDGLRAVAQAAAGVSMMFYVSPSLAGFVLLIVPPLAGLAIFYGRYLRSISKRTQDALAQATQLAEERISNMRTVRAFGKELSEVNTYTEKTDQVFSLARTEAALRAGFFGVTGLSGNIMILSVLYKGGLLMASQHMTVGELTSFLMYTFWVGISIAGLSSFYSELMKGFGAGTRLWELLDRKPEFPLNEGLVLPPDQLKGQLEFSDVSFAYPTRSEAPIFQNLSLLVPAGSIMAVVGPSGSGKSTLVSLLLRLYDPDAGIISIDGHDIRDLNPYWLRSHIGTVSQEPVLFSCSIRDNIAYGAVDPEAVTTEDIYRAARVANAYNFIEAFPQGFDTVVGEKGVLLSGGQKQRIAIARALLRNPKILLLDEATSALDAENEFLVQEALERLMEGRTVVIIAHRLSTIQNANAVAVLDQQRVVECGQHTELLGNRQGLFRKLMEKQAFLQEEQQRALR, from the exons ATGAGGCTTTTAATTCGCATGTCAAGGTGCACTCACGGAGTGCATTTGTCCAAACTCAAGCTAACACAACCGCGGATGTTGTGGCTGGAGCACCGGCTGACCCTCTCGGCTGCCCTCCGGAGGAAGAAGCAGTCAACCGGGGTCAAACCATCCGTCCAGCCGACTCCCggcttccctctctcctcacccGGAGCCGCCGTGTCTGTCCTGCCGCTCAGGGGTCTGTCTATACTCTGTCCACACTCGCCGACAGGCCGAGCGCggacactcgcacacacacctgttgcCTTTGCCAGCTCTTCAGCCGCCTCCACGCCGACACCGGCCGAATCGGTGAAGACCCAGAAGGACGCGGAGGGAGGCCAGACACCGACCACGGTCCCCCTGGAGGATGTCAGGAGGATCTTGCAACTTGCCCGCCCGGAGAGATGGAGCCTGGCAG CTGCTCTGGGCTTCTTGACTGTCTCCAGTGCAGTAACTATGTCAGCTCCATTCTTCCTGGGTAAAGTGATTGACACCATTTACTCCACCggaacagaaacagagacaatgGTAGCCTCCCTGACATCGTTATGTATCATGCTGACTGGAGTCTTCATGGTCGGTGGGGCTGCCAACGCTGCCAGAGTCTACCTCATAGAGACCACAG gcCAAAAGATTGTTCGCAATCTCCGTGcctccctcttttcctccaTCCTCACACAGGAAGTGGCTTTTTTCGACAGGAGCAGGACCGGCGAGCTAATCAACCGCCTCTCTGCTGACACGGCCATGGTCGGCCACTCCATCACCGACAACCTGTCTGACGGGCTGAGAGCTGTCGCCCAGGCAGCTGCTGGTGTCAGCATGATG TTCTACGTGTCCCCCAGTCTCGCCGGCTTTGTTTTACTGATTGTTCCTCCTCTGGCCGGTCTTGCTATCTTCTATGGCAGATACCTTCGCTCCATCTCCAAACGCACACAGGACGCACTTGCACAAGCCACACAG ttggcAGAGGAGCGTATCAGCAACATGCGGACAGTGAGAGCTTTTGGTAAAGAGCTGTCAGAGGTCAACACGTACACGGAGAAGACAGACCAGGTCTTCAGTCTGGCCAGGACGGAGGCTGCACTACGAGCTGGCTTCTTCGGAGTG ACTGGTCTCAGTGGTAACATCATGATCCTGTCAGTTCTGTACAAAGGAGGCCTTCTGATGGCCAGCCAGCACATGACTGTGGGAGAGCTCACATCGTTCCTCATGTACACCTTCTGGGTGGGCATCAGTATtgcag GTTTGAGTTCATTCTACTCTGAGCTGATGAAGGGGTTTGGAGCAGGAACCAGACTGTGGGAGCTGCTGGACAGAAAGCCTGAGTTTCCTCTGAATG AAGGTCTAGTGCTCCCTCCAGACCAGCTGAAGGGTCAGCTGGAGTTCTCTGATGTCTCCTTTGCCTACCCCACCCGCAGTGAGGCTCCTATTTTCCAGAACCTCAGTCTGCTGGTCCCAGCCGGTTCCATCATGGCTGTGGTGGGACCCAGTGGGTCTGGAAAATCAACCCTGGTGTCACTGCTGCTCAGGCTGTACGACCCCGACGCTG gTATCATCTCCATAGATGGTCATGACATCAGAGATCTGAATCCTTATTGGCTCAGGAGTCACATTGGGACTGTCAGCCAG GAGCCCGTGCTGTTTTCTTGCTCTATCAGAGATAATATAGCGTACGGTGCGGTGGACCCAGAAGCTGTGACCACAGAGGACATCTACAGGGCAGCCAGAGTGGCCAACGCCTATAATTTCATCGAGGCTTTTCCACAAGGATTTGACACTGTAGTGGGGGAGAAGGGGGTGCTGTTGTCAG GTGGTCAGAAGCAGAGGATAGCCATAGCCAGAGCTCTGCTCAGG AATCCTAAGATCCTGCTTTTAGACGAGGCTACCAG TGCCTTGGATGCTGAGAATGAGTTCCTGGTCCAGGAAGCCTTGGAGCGTCTAATGGAAG GCAGGACAGTCGTGATCATCGCTCACCGTCTGTCCACCATCCAGAATGCAAATGCCGTCGCTGTACTGGACCAGCAGCGTGTGGTTGAGTGTGGCCagcacacagagctgctagGCAACAGGCAGGGGCTGTTCAGAAAACTGATGGAGAAACAGGCCTTTCTACAAGAAGAACAGCAACGAGCGCTTCGCTGA